In a single window of the Nymphalis io chromosome 20, ilAglIoxx1.1, whole genome shotgun sequence genome:
- the LOC126776543 gene encoding abl interactor 2 isoform X2 — translation MDLFKQAMKGPARPAPAIPNIAVNRYSPVTNWNDHPFGADVFEPVPCTQKKKPPPRPPPPNVLKQQDVSVKPTHFIRRPTVLSALLTRKGKNTVNNPSANNQHNSFTNCNSEVDTTKIFPKCDKANVQTGTLIDLSSPPSSPTFTTRSSSDGVSVDSFGSDATTSTNHHNAFSGGNASQAESGFEDDFDLFLHSRKPLNKEDTLDDFSTIDPFSAPLVNKPPPVNKLTFYSDSFDTLSNASSQYSMSQLKGPTIIRAKPARPKPPDNSALLKSTFGSSFQMTSMNINTTTPIQKISNGFVGNVDTKPLNWDHDESPERELTPPMPTIPPPPPPPIIDDDLPVVWPEDIQVLDSPEVSDEEDEPYAIALFDYFTDHQEDLCFSANSKITLIRRVNDEWMYGRLRCGTEGLFPSNYVEIKVPLSNDNPSNIGEAIALYAFEPVQSGDLRFNIGDKITILSKLSEEWFFGECNGMKGQFPANYVQMC, via the exons GATGTGTTTGAACCAGTTCCTTGTACTCAAAAGAAAAAGCCTCCACCACGCCCTCCACCACCAAATGTTTTAAAACAGCAAGATGTCTCAGTTAAACCTACTCATTTTATACGTAGACCAACAGTCCTCTCTGCACTGTTGACCCGAAAAGGTAAAAATACAGTGAATAACCCAAGTGCAAATAACCAACATAATAGTTTTACAAATTGTAATAGTGAAGTGGACACTACCAAAATATTTCCCAAATGTGATAAGGCAAATGTGCAAACAGGAACATTAATAGACCTCTCATCGCCACCCAGTTCACCTACTTTCACAACAAGGTCTAGCAGTGATGGTGTAAGCGTAGACAGTTTTGGATCAGATGCTACAACATCAACCAATCATCACAATGCATTTAGTGGTGGAAATGCTTCTCAAGCTGAGAGTGGTTTTGAAGATGACTTTGATCTGTTCCTGCATTCTAGAAAACCATTGAATAAAGAGGACACCCTAGATGATTTTTCAACTATAGATCCATTCTCGGCTCCACTAGTTAATAAaccaccaccagtaaataagttAACGTTTTATTCTGATTCTTTTGATACTTTAAGCAATGCTAGTAGTCAGTACTCAATGTCACAATTGAAAGGGCCTACAATAATTCGTGCTAAGCCGGCAAGACCAAAGCCGCCAGATAATTCAGcattattaaaaagtacattTGGAAGTAGTTTCCAAATGACCTCAATGAATATAAACACAACAACTCCAATTCAGAAAATAAGCAATGGCTTTGTGGGTAATGTG GACACCAAGCCACTAAATTGGGACCATGATGAATCTCCAGAAAGGGAACTTACACCCCCAATGCCGACTATTCCTCCACCACCACCTCCTCCGATCATCGATGATGATTTACCAGTAGTGTGGCCGGAAGACATTCAGGTACTTGATTCTCCTGAAGTATCTGATGAAGAAGATGAACCTTACGCTATTGCGCTATTCGATTACTTCACCGACCACCAAGAAGATTTGTGTTTTtct GCAAACTCAAAGATAACATTAATAAGGCGAGTGAACGACGAATGGATGTACGGAAGATTGCGCTGTGGTACAGAGGGCTTGTTCCCGTCGAATTACGTAGAGATCAAGGTTCCTCTGTCAAACGATAACCCATCGAACATCGGTGAAGCGATAGCCCTATACGCCTTCGAACCCGTGCAATCTGGCGATCTTAGGTTCAATATAGGCGATAAAATCACGATCCTCTCGAAATTAAGCGAAGAATGGTTTTTCGGCGAATGCAACGGCATGAAGGGACAGTTTCCCGCCAACTACGTCCAAATGTGTTag
- the LOC126776543 gene encoding abl interactor 2 isoform X1 — MILRKAQSARYTRVMAMKGPARPAPAIPNIAVNRYSPVTNWNDHPFGADVFEPVPCTQKKKPPPRPPPPNVLKQQDVSVKPTHFIRRPTVLSALLTRKGKNTVNNPSANNQHNSFTNCNSEVDTTKIFPKCDKANVQTGTLIDLSSPPSSPTFTTRSSSDGVSVDSFGSDATTSTNHHNAFSGGNASQAESGFEDDFDLFLHSRKPLNKEDTLDDFSTIDPFSAPLVNKPPPVNKLTFYSDSFDTLSNASSQYSMSQLKGPTIIRAKPARPKPPDNSALLKSTFGSSFQMTSMNINTTTPIQKISNGFVGNVDTKPLNWDHDESPERELTPPMPTIPPPPPPPIIDDDLPVVWPEDIQVLDSPEVSDEEDEPYAIALFDYFTDHQEDLCFSANSKITLIRRVNDEWMYGRLRCGTEGLFPSNYVEIKVPLSNDNPSNIGEAIALYAFEPVQSGDLRFNIGDKITILSKLSEEWFFGECNGMKGQFPANYVQMC, encoded by the exons GATGTGTTTGAACCAGTTCCTTGTACTCAAAAGAAAAAGCCTCCACCACGCCCTCCACCACCAAATGTTTTAAAACAGCAAGATGTCTCAGTTAAACCTACTCATTTTATACGTAGACCAACAGTCCTCTCTGCACTGTTGACCCGAAAAGGTAAAAATACAGTGAATAACCCAAGTGCAAATAACCAACATAATAGTTTTACAAATTGTAATAGTGAAGTGGACACTACCAAAATATTTCCCAAATGTGATAAGGCAAATGTGCAAACAGGAACATTAATAGACCTCTCATCGCCACCCAGTTCACCTACTTTCACAACAAGGTCTAGCAGTGATGGTGTAAGCGTAGACAGTTTTGGATCAGATGCTACAACATCAACCAATCATCACAATGCATTTAGTGGTGGAAATGCTTCTCAAGCTGAGAGTGGTTTTGAAGATGACTTTGATCTGTTCCTGCATTCTAGAAAACCATTGAATAAAGAGGACACCCTAGATGATTTTTCAACTATAGATCCATTCTCGGCTCCACTAGTTAATAAaccaccaccagtaaataagttAACGTTTTATTCTGATTCTTTTGATACTTTAAGCAATGCTAGTAGTCAGTACTCAATGTCACAATTGAAAGGGCCTACAATAATTCGTGCTAAGCCGGCAAGACCAAAGCCGCCAGATAATTCAGcattattaaaaagtacattTGGAAGTAGTTTCCAAATGACCTCAATGAATATAAACACAACAACTCCAATTCAGAAAATAAGCAATGGCTTTGTGGGTAATGTG GACACCAAGCCACTAAATTGGGACCATGATGAATCTCCAGAAAGGGAACTTACACCCCCAATGCCGACTATTCCTCCACCACCACCTCCTCCGATCATCGATGATGATTTACCAGTAGTGTGGCCGGAAGACATTCAGGTACTTGATTCTCCTGAAGTATCTGATGAAGAAGATGAACCTTACGCTATTGCGCTATTCGATTACTTCACCGACCACCAAGAAGATTTGTGTTTTtct GCAAACTCAAAGATAACATTAATAAGGCGAGTGAACGACGAATGGATGTACGGAAGATTGCGCTGTGGTACAGAGGGCTTGTTCCCGTCGAATTACGTAGAGATCAAGGTTCCTCTGTCAAACGATAACCCATCGAACATCGGTGAAGCGATAGCCCTATACGCCTTCGAACCCGTGCAATCTGGCGATCTTAGGTTCAATATAGGCGATAAAATCACGATCCTCTCGAAATTAAGCGAAGAATGGTTTTTCGGCGAATGCAACGGCATGAAGGGACAGTTTCCCGCCAACTACGTCCAAATGTGTTag
- the LOC126776543 gene encoding abl interactor 2 isoform X3 yields the protein MKGPARPAPAIPNIAVNRYSPVTNWNDHPFGADVFEPVPCTQKKKPPPRPPPPNVLKQQDVSVKPTHFIRRPTVLSALLTRKGKNTVNNPSANNQHNSFTNCNSEVDTTKIFPKCDKANVQTGTLIDLSSPPSSPTFTTRSSSDGVSVDSFGSDATTSTNHHNAFSGGNASQAESGFEDDFDLFLHSRKPLNKEDTLDDFSTIDPFSAPLVNKPPPVNKLTFYSDSFDTLSNASSQYSMSQLKGPTIIRAKPARPKPPDNSALLKSTFGSSFQMTSMNINTTTPIQKISNGFVGNVDTKPLNWDHDESPERELTPPMPTIPPPPPPPIIDDDLPVVWPEDIQVLDSPEVSDEEDEPYAIALFDYFTDHQEDLCFSANSKITLIRRVNDEWMYGRLRCGTEGLFPSNYVEIKVPLSNDNPSNIGEAIALYAFEPVQSGDLRFNIGDKITILSKLSEEWFFGECNGMKGQFPANYVQMC from the exons GATGTGTTTGAACCAGTTCCTTGTACTCAAAAGAAAAAGCCTCCACCACGCCCTCCACCACCAAATGTTTTAAAACAGCAAGATGTCTCAGTTAAACCTACTCATTTTATACGTAGACCAACAGTCCTCTCTGCACTGTTGACCCGAAAAGGTAAAAATACAGTGAATAACCCAAGTGCAAATAACCAACATAATAGTTTTACAAATTGTAATAGTGAAGTGGACACTACCAAAATATTTCCCAAATGTGATAAGGCAAATGTGCAAACAGGAACATTAATAGACCTCTCATCGCCACCCAGTTCACCTACTTTCACAACAAGGTCTAGCAGTGATGGTGTAAGCGTAGACAGTTTTGGATCAGATGCTACAACATCAACCAATCATCACAATGCATTTAGTGGTGGAAATGCTTCTCAAGCTGAGAGTGGTTTTGAAGATGACTTTGATCTGTTCCTGCATTCTAGAAAACCATTGAATAAAGAGGACACCCTAGATGATTTTTCAACTATAGATCCATTCTCGGCTCCACTAGTTAATAAaccaccaccagtaaataagttAACGTTTTATTCTGATTCTTTTGATACTTTAAGCAATGCTAGTAGTCAGTACTCAATGTCACAATTGAAAGGGCCTACAATAATTCGTGCTAAGCCGGCAAGACCAAAGCCGCCAGATAATTCAGcattattaaaaagtacattTGGAAGTAGTTTCCAAATGACCTCAATGAATATAAACACAACAACTCCAATTCAGAAAATAAGCAATGGCTTTGTGGGTAATGTG GACACCAAGCCACTAAATTGGGACCATGATGAATCTCCAGAAAGGGAACTTACACCCCCAATGCCGACTATTCCTCCACCACCACCTCCTCCGATCATCGATGATGATTTACCAGTAGTGTGGCCGGAAGACATTCAGGTACTTGATTCTCCTGAAGTATCTGATGAAGAAGATGAACCTTACGCTATTGCGCTATTCGATTACTTCACCGACCACCAAGAAGATTTGTGTTTTtct GCAAACTCAAAGATAACATTAATAAGGCGAGTGAACGACGAATGGATGTACGGAAGATTGCGCTGTGGTACAGAGGGCTTGTTCCCGTCGAATTACGTAGAGATCAAGGTTCCTCTGTCAAACGATAACCCATCGAACATCGGTGAAGCGATAGCCCTATACGCCTTCGAACCCGTGCAATCTGGCGATCTTAGGTTCAATATAGGCGATAAAATCACGATCCTCTCGAAATTAAGCGAAGAATGGTTTTTCGGCGAATGCAACGGCATGAAGGGACAGTTTCCCGCCAACTACGTCCAAATGTGTTag
- the LOC126776549 gene encoding cysteine-rich hydrophobic domain-containing protein 2, with the protein MADFDAIYPDETEPEENIEETHVTLVPDPIVVRGAGNMTVFGLSNRFNGEFPSGLQSRVAPEEYQATVARINSVLKKTLPVNVKWLFCGCVCCCCTLGCSLWPVICLSKRTQHSLNKLLEWENSRLYNKLGLRWRLTKQHCDSSSMMEYVLLIEFIPKIPIYRPD; encoded by the exons atggCAGACTTTGATGCTATATATCCAGATGAGACAGAGCCCGAGGAAAATATAGAAGAGACTCATGTGACATTAGTGCCTGACCCTATCGTCGTCCGAGGAGCTGGTAACATGACAGT GTTTGGCCTAAGCAACCGGTTTAATGGAGAATTTCCATCTGGGCTGCAGTCACGTGTAGCACCGGAAGAGTACCAGGCAACCGTAGCTCGTATTAATAGTGTACTGAAGAAAACATTACCTGTAAATGTCAAGTGGCTTTTCTGTGGCTGTGTATGTTGCTGCTGTACCCTTGGATGCTCTCTATGGCCTGTTATATGTCTTAGTAAACGG aCTCAACACTCACTAAACAAACTTCTGGAATGGGAGAACAGTCGCCTGTACAATAAACTGGGCCTCCGCTGGCGTCTCACGAAGCAACATTGCGACTCATCCTCTATGATGGAATATGTGCTTCTAATAGAATTTATACCCAAAATTCCAATATACAGACCAGATTAA